The stretch of DNA GCAACGACTTTCTCTCGAGTGCGGACAACAGTGGTCTCGATGGGGGGGAGAACTGGACCCAGATTGCGAACGGCGCCCTCGAGTTCCCGGAAGACCGACTCACTCAGTTGCCCGCAATCAACTTCGCCAACTCGACCGCCTACAATAATTACCGCATTGAGTTTACAGGTGCGAAAGGCGGCCCGGGCGGTAGGGATGCATTTAATGGCATCCAGATAGCCGACGTCCAGCTATACACGGCTCCGGATGCGGGTGGAAGTGGCGTCTTCGGCATCGCTGATTATGCAATTGCGTATCAGCTTCCCCAGCCGGCGTCTTTTTACTTTGCCGATGAATCCCCCGCGAATATCGTCGATTATGCCTATACCGCCAGCAGCAGCTATCCCGCCGGTGAGAATCCAGGGCTTCTTGTTGACGGCGACACGGGAACGAAATACCTGAACTTCGGCGGACCCAACAGCGGCTTCATCGTGACGCCAGACTCACCGGCTCAGGTGCAGAGCTTTATCGTCACGAGCGCAAACGATGCAATCGATCGTCATCCGACATCGTGGCAGCTCTTCGGTACGAACGACCCGATTACATCACTCGACAACAGCTTCGGCGATGCCGAGAACTGGGTCGAACTTGGTAGCGGATCGATCGAGGTCCCGCCCGGTTTGTTCACCGACAGTCCGGTTGTCTCGGTGCCGAACGCCAACGCGTATTCGTCCTACAAGATGCTGTTCCCGACGACCAACGGGGCAGGTCTTATGCAAATTTCCGAGGCCTCGTTCTTTACCTCGGCCGACGGCACCGGCCAGGATATTCTCGAAGTCGGAACGCCAAGTCTGCTAGCGATCGATACGAACCGTGGCGCCACCAAGAACTTCAACGCCGGTGGCCCGAACTCGGGCTTCATCATCACCCCGGCGGTTGGCACCACGATCGTGGATGGCTTCGAGATCACGACCGGCGGTGACGCCACGCATCGCGACCCTGCGACCTGGGAGCTCTACGGCACGAACGAGTCGATCGTAAGTGAGGACAATAGCCAGGGCGAGGGTGAGAACTGGACGCTAATCTCGTCCGGGGCGTTCTCCGACTTGGAAGTGTCGCTGGACCGCAACGTGACAGGCGACGTTGTGGCGCTGACGAATTCGACGGAGTACACGTCGTACAAGTTCGTGTTCCCGACCCTCCGGGACCCCGAGCAGGATAACGGCTTCCAGGTAGCCGACATCCAGTTGTTTGGCGACATCGTCACCCCGGCGCCGAGCCTGGGCGATTTCAACGCAGACGGCTTGGTCGACGCCGCCGACTACACCGTCTGGCGCGACAACCTGAACGACCCGGACGAGTCGGCGCTGAATGGCAACGGCGACGGCGGCGGTGTTACGCAGTCGGACTACGACCTTTGGGTGGCGAACTACGGCAAGGACTACAGCCTGCCTGCATCGTTGGCGATTCCTGAGCCAAGTACCTCGGCAATGGTCCTGGGTTTACTCTCGCTCTTCGGTCTGAGGCAGAAGCGAAACTAAAGCGGCCCCTGACGTACGGATTGTCAAAACCTTAACTGGCGGTCCGACCGCGGCCCTCATGGCCGCGGTCGGGCTGCTCTGTCCAACGAGGCGCCAGATGCGCGTATCGCCCCTGCGTACAAATCATCGGATTCAACCCCTTGCATTCACCCTTGTCGAACTGCTCGTGGTCATAGCGATCATCGGCATCCTCGTCGCGCTTCTGCTGCCAGCTGTTCAGGCGGCGCGCGAAGCGGCCAGACGCGTGCAATGTGTCAACCAAGTAAAGCAAATCATGCTTTCGATGCATAATCACGTCGATGCCAAGAAGGTTTTCCCTTCCGGGGGCGTCATACCGTGGCCGAACATCAATTGGTATCGCGATGAAGACACCGCTAATCAAGGGTTGGGGTGGACCTATCAGATACTTCCCTATCTTGAAGAAGGCGCGGTGACAAACCTCACGGAGCAATGGCAGCTAGAGGACACCGCAGTTGCCGGCTACAACTGCCCAAGTCGGCGAGGAATCACACGTGCCGTGCGTGCAAGTGATTTTCCCAGCCCAAACGGGCCTGTCTACCCGACACTAGTTGACTATGCAGCGGCGGTGCCATTTCCAAGCGACTCTCAACTATTTGATCTATTCAATGTTCAAATAGGCACGAGTCCCTTTTTCGACGATGACGCTACAACTCAAGACACGAAGGGGTGCGCCCGTCGCCCGCTATGGGGTTTTCTTGGCAATGGAGCTATACACGACGTCCCAGGTGGAAAGGTGAAAGGCAGCCCGGGGTACGTGGGGTATTGGGGGGTGATTACACGTAGTAATCTCTATAAGACCAGTGCAACCGCAGGAACAGTAACCGGTTATTACACAAAAGTGAACTTCGCAAAAATCACTGATGGTAGTAGCCACACTTTTGTAGTTGCAGAAAAGCAATTGAATCCCAATTACTACGATCGCGGTGAGTGGCATGACGATCACGGCTGGGCTGGCGGGTGGGACCCAGACACCGTGCGTTCCTGTGTATGCAAGTTTGGACCTGACGTTGTGAGTGATGCGCCCGGAAATGAGACTAGCGGCAACCTTCAGGGTTATCGTTTTGGGGCTGCCCATCCTGCTGGAATGAATGCCGGGTTTGCCGATGGGTCTGTACACAACATTAGCTACGATACGGATCACCGGCTGTTCAATCACCTTGGTCACCGTAGTGATGGCGAGATCGTCGGCGATTTCTAGCGTGATCGCGGATCGCTCTTTCACGTTGCGAATCCGGCGGCGGCGGCAAGCGGAGCTCTACGTACTTAACAGGGACCCCGTAAGTCGCCGAGTGCAGCTTTCAGGCGCCGCGAATTGTTCGACAAGTCTCTTTGCAGCGATCAGCGCAGATTCGCGAATGATTGCCTGTGCCGATCTTGCTTCAACCAGGAGCATTAGGCGGTACATGCTGAGCTCAGATCGCTGGTGCGGCAGCTTTGCAGGGGGGCCGATTCTTTTTCTTCACACAGGCCGTTACACCTTGATTCCCCCGCGCCTATTCCGGACTACGTTATGAGGACCGTGGCGAAACCCCACCAAGCGATGGATAAGTCGGAAGAGTACCAGGAGGTCGTCGAGCAACTGGTCGGTATGCAGCTTGCGTTGCACCGGTACCTGCTGACGATCCTCGGCGACAGTGATGCCGCATCGACGGTGCTCCAGGAAGCCAACATCGTCTTGTTGAAGAAGTGGGCAGACTACACGCCTGGCACTAATTTCGTCGCTTGGGCCCGCAGCGTCGCCTATATGCAGGCCCTGGCGTACGTGCGTGATCGGCGCCGCGAGCGGCTAGTCTTCAGTGAGGAGGTGGTGCGGCAACTCGAGCAGCGAGCGGAACTGAACGACGACACGTCGGAGGACCGCCTTGCGCTGCGACACTGTCTCGCGCAGCTGAGTAAGGGCAGTCTTGAACTGGTCCAGCTCCGTTATCGGGACGGAAGCACGATCGACGAGATGGCGGGCAAGATGGGGAAGAGCTCCTCATCGATTAAGGTTGCCTTGCACCGCATTCGTCGCGGCCTGCTGACGTGTGTGCAGCGGCAGTTAGCCGACGTGAGGAACTAACGTCCAAGATCGGACGGACTATCACTATGTCTAATAACTCGAACTCGGGAAGCCAGAGCGAACTCGACGCGCTGCTGTCCGAACTGCTGGACGCCCGCGATCCCTCCGCGCTCGACAAACTCGACGCGCTGCTGAGGGACAACCCCGGTCTTCAGGACGAGTACATCAAGTACCTTTCGCTGCATTCGCTCCTGAATGTCGAGTGGAACTCCCTCGGCGCTCCGCTGGAGTCGCTGTGCGAATCCGAGGCGTCGAAGCTGTTGCCATCCTTCCAAGGAACCGGCGCCGGGACGCATCTCCGCAATCGGCTTTCCCAAAGCCGACGGGGTAGGTCGCGGCAAGACGCCGAGACGGCGGTGACAGCGCTTGCTCGAAAGCTCTTGAGGCTAATCTGGTTCCCGGTGCGTGCCCCGTCCCCTGTGGCGGTCGCGGCGGTGATTCTTGGGGCGCTGGGAGCCGCCGCCATGGGCGGCGCCATCGTCGCGTACTCTCTCGACCGGGTGTGGTGGAGCCGACCCGACACGGACTACACCCAAGAGCAAATTGATGCAGCCGAGCGTTGGTTAGAAGCCAAACGCAGTGAACAGGGAAATCTGCTTGGCCACTTTCCAGCGACCTCGGCGGGCTTGTGGACGGAAGTCAAGCCAAGGATTACCCCCGCCAATTTTCACGATGGACGTTTGGTCCCCGGCGAAGTCGATCTTCAACCCTTCAACGGCGCCGCTGGGAAAGGCTATCTCGTCGCCTTGCCGCCTGGTCACGGCATCGAGCTGTTGGTCGATGTGGAGTCCGTCAAGGAAAATGCGCTGATCGTCAAACGCGTCACGGCCGACGGAGCGTTGACCGGGCATTCTCTCTCGTTCAACAATCACGATGTCGTGACGCGTCCTCGTTCGTCATGGCGTGTCGGCCGGATCGGCTATTGGGTCGACTTTAATGAGTACGACCAGACCCGCTACTACCTGCTCTGTGGCGTCAGCAAAGGCCCGAACTTTGCTGACGGCGGTAAGTGGGCTTACAGTGACTTCAAGCCACTCACGGTGAGTCGCGACCTCATGTTTCTGGGGTGGGATGACGGCGCGATCTATGGCATACCGGGGGCGCCGGACAAAGTCTTCGAAGCCGACAGCGACTTCAATGACGTCAGCGTGATCCTCCGTCTGCGCCGACCGGAGGACATCGAGCTGTCTGGCAAGTCACAGGTGGTTGCCACTCCCGAACGAGAGGTCAGGGCCATCAAAGCGCCCATGCCTGCCGATAGCTACACCCTTCAGGTCGAGCCGCGGCAGTCGATTCTGATCCAGGTGTCGTGCCCTAGCGGCGAGCCTTGTCGTTTGGACATTCTCTGCGCAAACAGAGCGGAACGCTGGTGGCGTTACGAGGAGAGCAAGGGGGAAGAGAAGTTCGGGCTCTATTCGATCGACAATCGGTCGGACGAGCCATTGGACCTGAGCTTCATCGGGCGCCCTCTCGACGGAGACCAGTCGACCGGATCGACTGATACGGGCGAGTCAGCGCCACTCGTTCACGAGGTGCGTGCAAGCGACGCCGACTACTGCGAGATCGGGTACGAATCTCCCGATGTCGCTGCAAGCGACGAGCGGGCTAGCTACGATAAGATTCGAGTCCGCGTCCACTGGATCAAGTAAACGAAGGCCGCCAAGAAGACCGGCATCCTCGACCCATTGGGGTAGGCCGGTTGATCGCATGCGATCGATTGCCCCGTTTGGCCCCGCGGCATTTACACTGAAGTCACAACTCCGCTACTCCCATGCTGTGCTGACTGACATGTCTCTCAGCAACAATCTCTGCACCTTCGATGCGCAATCCACGAATGCACCGTGCCGCTCGGGTCGAGTGGCTCGAAGAACGCCGTCTACTCGCTGGCGACACCTACCTCGTTAATTTTCAGAACGACGAAGCGACGACGCCGACACACTATGTCCGCGACATCGGCTTGAACTACGGCGCTCGCGGCGGAGGCCTCACTTACGGGTGGACTTCCGATCATACCGACCAAGCGCGCGAACGCAGTCTCACGGCCGATCAACGGTTCGACACCTTGATCCATATCGAGGCCGGTCAGTCGTGGGAATTCGCGCTCGCCAACGGCGCGTACGAGGTTACTGTGGGGGTGGGCGACCCATCGAACAACGATGGCGTTCACACCGTTAACGTCGAAGGCGTCAGCGCCTTCAACGCTGTTCCAGACGGCCCGGGTCCGTTGACCGAGACGGTCAACGTCACCGTGGCGGACGGCCGATTGACGATTGACTCAGGCGGGGCAGCGGACAAGGCGACTCGGATCAATTTCGTCCATATTGTCGGCATATCAAGCGGCGGCAACGCCTCGCCTTTGGCGCCGACGATCACCGAACCGTCTATCGTTGGCCAGGTCACCAACCCGGCGGACGTCCATATGGAGGCGGTTGGGTTTGTCGATGCGGACAACGACCAGCACAAGTCGACCGACTGGGAGATCTGGACGACCGGCCCGGGCGCCGAGGTTGTGTGGCAAACGCTTGGCATTATTGGCGTCGAGCGCCTTCATACGCACCTGGGCGATGGCATCTTTGTCAATTCTCAAGCCGGAATGACGGAGCTGGCCGCGAATACCGAGTATGAACTGCGTGTCCGGTTCCGCGACGACGCCGGTTCCGTCAGCGCTTATTCGACGCGGGTTTTCCAGACGGGCGCCGCATCGACGATCTTCCCGATGCAGTTCGAGGACCTTGATGATGCGACTCCGCCGGTTTGGACCACGACACTCGGCGCGCCGGTTGAGCTTCCCGTGGGTAGTGGCATCTTGGGGCAGAATGATTCGACAATAGCTTTCGACTTCGACCTGAGTACCGACAGCGACTCTCCCGCCAATGAGCAGGCGTCGAATGTTCTCGACAACGACCCGGAGACGAAGTACTTGAACTTTGCCCGTGAGAACACGGGTTTCATCGTCACTCCCACGTCACCTGCCGTCGTTCGCAGTTTCGTAATCACTACCGCCAACGACGCGGCCGACCGAGACCCGGCGTCGTGGGTGCTCTATGGCACGAACGACGCCATCACTTCCAACGCCCACGGAAACGGCCGCAACGAGAACTGGACACAAATCGCAGGGGGGGCACTGTCATTGCCGGCGTCGCGACTTACCAGCGGGACGCCGACTAGCTTCAATAACACAACGGCGTTTTCGTCTTACAAGCTAGTGTTTCCGACGGTGAAGAATGGCGCCGTCGCAAATAGCATGCAGCTTGCAGAGGTCTCGTTCCATACGTCCTCTAACGGCACGGGGCCGGATGTCCTAGCGCCTGGAAATTTCATCATCCCGATCCAAGACGTTGAAGCGACGCCACAGAGCGACTCTTCGCCGGGCGAAGGGCCCGAGAACGCCGTGGACGGCTCGGTCGCCACCAAGTACATCAACCACGGCAAAGTCAATTCCGGTCTGATCGTAACCCCCGAGTCGGGGCCATCGACCGTTACAAGTTTTCAGCTGTGGACTGCGAACGACGAACCGGATCGCGACCCTACCGGATGGGCGCTCTATGGGACGAATGAAGCGATACAATCCGTGAATCATGGCACGGGTCAGGCGGAGGCATGGACGTTCATCGATTCGGGGTCGGTCAACTTGCCGATCACT from Botrimarina mediterranea encodes:
- a CDS encoding PEP-CTERM sorting domain-containing protein (PEP-CTERM proteins occur, often in large numbers, in the proteomes of bacteria that also encode an exosortase, a predicted intramembrane cysteine proteinase. The presence of a PEP-CTERM domain at a protein's C-terminus predicts cleavage within the sorting domain, followed by covalent anchoring to some some component of the (usually Gram-negative) cell surface. Many PEP-CTERM proteins exhibit an unusual sequence composition that includes large numbers of potential glycosylation sites. Expression of one such protein has been shown restore the ability of a bacterium to form floc, a type of biofilm.), with amino-acid sequence MAAHDPSYYGDLLQGVLDVTCIRFAPHLLLPSLALLVAAPAVHAVPLLNTNASVLAINTSPPATDSFYFPGEGADSAIDGISNTKYLNLGQPPNGIGLAVEPLFGNTIAQSIQFTTADDAVNRDPAGWILYGSNDFLSSADNSGLDGGENWTQIANGALEFPEDRLTQLPAINFANSTAYNNYRIEFTGAKGGPGGRDAFNGIQIADVQLYTAPDAGGSGVFGIADYAIAYQLPQPASFYFADESPANIVDYAYTASSSYPAGENPGLLVDGDTGTKYLNFGGPNSGFIVTPDSPAQVQSFIVTSANDAIDRHPTSWQLFGTNDPITSLDNSFGDAENWVELGSGSIEVPPGLFTDSPVVSVPNANAYSSYKMLFPTTNGAGLMQISEASFFTSADGTGQDILEVGTPSLLAIDTNRGATKNFNAGGPNSGFIITPAVGTTIVDGFEITTGGDATHRDPATWELYGTNESIVSEDNSQGEGENWTLISSGAFSDLEVSLDRNVTGDVVALTNSTEYTSYKFVFPTLRDPEQDNGFQVADIQLFGDIVTPAPSLGDFNADGLVDAADYTVWRDNLNDPDESALNGNGDGGGVTQSDYDLWVANYGKDYSLPASLAIPEPSTSAMVLGLLSLFGLRQKRN
- a CDS encoding DUF1559 family PulG-like putative transporter, giving the protein MRVSPLRTNHRIQPLAFTLVELLVVIAIIGILVALLLPAVQAAREAARRVQCVNQVKQIMLSMHNHVDAKKVFPSGGVIPWPNINWYRDEDTANQGLGWTYQILPYLEEGAVTNLTEQWQLEDTAVAGYNCPSRRGITRAVRASDFPSPNGPVYPTLVDYAAAVPFPSDSQLFDLFNVQIGTSPFFDDDATTQDTKGCARRPLWGFLGNGAIHDVPGGKVKGSPGYVGYWGVITRSNLYKTSATAGTVTGYYTKVNFAKITDGSSHTFVVAEKQLNPNYYDRGEWHDDHGWAGGWDPDTVRSCVCKFGPDVVSDAPGNETSGNLQGYRFGAAHPAGMNAGFADGSVHNISYDTDHRLFNHLGHRSDGEIVGDF
- a CDS encoding sigma-70 family RNA polymerase sigma factor, whose translation is MDKSEEYQEVVEQLVGMQLALHRYLLTILGDSDAASTVLQEANIVLLKKWADYTPGTNFVAWARSVAYMQALAYVRDRRRERLVFSEEVVRQLEQRAELNDDTSEDRLALRHCLAQLSKGSLELVQLRYRDGSTIDEMAGKMGKSSSSIKVALHRIRRGLLTCVQRQLADVRN